Genomic DNA from Selenomonas sp. oral taxon 126:
TGCTGCAGAGCCGCCTCCACATCGATCGTGCCGAAGAGCATATCCTCGGACGCGCCGAGCGGGAGCTCCGCAATGCGCCCCGTCGGCGTAAAGGGTGCCGCCGCACGGACGAGCACGGACTTTGCCGTGCCGCGCGTGCCCGAGATCAGGAGACCGCCCGCGCGAGGATTGACGAGCGCCGCCATGAGCGCACGTTTCACAGACTCCTGCCCGACAATGGCAGTCAGCGGGAAATGCGTCGTATGCAAGATTTTTCCTCCGCGCAGACACTCATGCAGAACCTCCCAGAATCGCATCCACGGCGCTCCAATCGGCTGCGCCCTCCTCGAAGGGACGGCGGCGCAGCCGGTGCGCGAGGACGAGGCGGCTCACGCGCTGCAAATCCTCGGCTGTGACCGTCGTGCGCCCCACGAGCGCGGCGTGTGCAATCCCCGCCTTGATGAGCGTGATGTCGGCGCGGTGCCCGTCGACGCCAAGCGCGAGCGAAACCTGCGCCGCCAGATCAAGCGCAGCATCCGGCACCTCCACAGAGGTGATACGGTCGCGCGCTTCGATAATCTGCGCGCGCAGCCTCTCCTGCGCACCTGCGTAGGCAGCGGCAAAGGAATCGGGATCGTGCTCGTAGGCGATTCGCCGACGGATGACCTCGACGCGGGTCTCAGGGGCAGCCTCCCCCGCAACCGTGACCGAGAGCGCAAAGCGGTCAAGCAGCTGCGGGCGGATGTCCCCCTCCTCGGGATTCATCGTCCCGACGAGCACGAAGCGCGCGGGATGCGCATAGGAAATCCCCTCGCGCTCGACGGTATTCACGCCCATTGCTGCAGAGTCGAGGAGAATGTCCACAATGTGATCCTCGAGCAGATTGATCTCATCCACATAGAGGATATTGCGGTTCGC
This window encodes:
- a CDS encoding ATP-binding protein; this translates as MKTKAIYPFTAIVGQEEMKTALLLSIIMPALGGVLIKGEKGTAKSTAVRAAAALLPNLHAVRGCACHCDPSVPELYCDACCRRAAEGSITAEEMPMRVVELPVSATEDRVVGTLDMEAAIQHGRKEFEPGILAAANRNILYVDEINLLEDHIVDILLDSAAMGVNTVEREGISYAHPARFVLVGTMNPEEGDIRPQLLDRFALSVTVAGEAAPETRVEVIRRRIAYEHDPDSFAAAYAGAQERLRAQIIEARDRITSVEVPDAALDLAAQVSLALGVDGHRADITLIKAGIAHAALVGRTTVTAEDLQRVSRLVLAHRLRRRPFEEGAADWSAVDAILGGSA